Proteins from a single region of Hymenobacter aquaticus:
- a CDS encoding protein-L-isoaspartate(D-aspartate) O-methyltransferase, with protein MHADTYRHRGLRRSLVEELRRKGIRDERVLTALATVPRHLFFEPGFQQHAYQDKAFPIGQGQTISQPYTVAFQTALLNLRPTDRVLEIGTGSGYQCAVLLQLVPEVFSIEYNRVLFETTRRRLHAFQLPAHLYCGDGSLGLPAQAPFDKILVTAGSPAIPRTLLRQLRVGGALVIPVGDESTQRMMRVVRESEEEFVREEFEEFRFVPLLGQAGWQK; from the coding sequence ATGCACGCTGATACGTACCGCCACCGTGGCCTGCGCCGCTCCCTGGTCGAAGAACTCCGCCGCAAAGGCATTCGGGACGAGCGGGTGCTGACGGCCCTGGCCACGGTGCCGCGCCACCTGTTTTTCGAGCCCGGCTTTCAGCAGCACGCCTACCAGGACAAAGCTTTTCCCATCGGGCAGGGCCAAACCATTTCGCAGCCCTACACGGTGGCCTTCCAGACCGCGCTGCTCAACCTGCGCCCCACCGACCGGGTGCTGGAAATCGGGACGGGCTCGGGCTACCAGTGCGCCGTGCTGCTGCAGCTGGTGCCCGAGGTGTTCAGCATCGAGTACAACCGGGTGCTGTTTGAGACGACCCGCCGCCGCCTGCACGCCTTTCAGCTGCCGGCCCACCTCTACTGCGGCGACGGCTCGCTGGGCCTGCCCGCCCAGGCCCCGTTCGACAAGATTCTGGTCACGGCCGGCTCGCCGGCCATTCCGCGCACCCTGCTGCGGCAGCTGCGCGTGGGCGGGGCCCTGGTGATTCCGGTGGGCGACGAAAGCACCCAGCGCATGATGCGGGTGGTGCGCGAAAGTGAGGAGGAATTCGTGCGCGAGGAGTTCGAGGAATTTCGCTTCGTGCCGCTGCTGGGGCAGGCTGGCTGGCAGAAGTAG
- a CDS encoding sugar transferase, giving the protein MTRTFQKLKLIAADFLAALLAWMCFFLLRKYLLSEINEGYRFTGGELFTLTGSALMIALFWTVLYTLIGEYRDIFRKSRLAEIIRLARISVLGALVIFFALLLDDQGVSSYRLYYKTITAYFLLHFFITAVLRTWAITTVQGLVRRGVISFNTLLVGSNMLARETYQELARTGKHLGLKLVGFAPVGDTVDADLAAELPARGSYTRLPALIRALKIEQVIIAIEPSEHRMIQEILSLLEGTPARVSILPDLYQMLLGSVKVNHLFGTPLIEIKHDLLPPWQEFTKRGLDILGSLLFLLLAWPVYAFTAVMVRLSSPGPIFYAQERIGKNAQPFRIYKFRSMYVDAEKMGPALSSDHDPRITPWGRFMRKVRLDELPQFWNVVKGDMSLVGPRPERRFYIDQIVKVAPHYRHLHRVRPGITSLGQVKYGYAETVAQMVERLKFDILYIENMSLAMDFRVMLYTLKIIVEGRGK; this is encoded by the coding sequence TTGACTCGCACCTTTCAAAAGCTCAAGCTCATCGCGGCCGACTTTCTGGCGGCCCTGCTGGCCTGGATGTGTTTTTTCCTGCTGCGCAAATACCTGCTCAGCGAGATTAATGAGGGCTACCGCTTCACCGGCGGCGAGCTGTTTACCCTCACCGGCTCGGCCCTGATGATTGCCCTGTTCTGGACGGTGCTCTACACGCTGATCGGCGAATACCGCGACATTTTCCGCAAGTCGCGCCTGGCCGAGATTATCCGGCTGGCCCGCATCTCGGTGCTCGGGGCGCTGGTTATCTTCTTCGCCCTGCTGCTCGACGACCAGGGCGTGAGCTCCTACCGGCTGTATTACAAGACCATTACGGCCTACTTCCTGCTGCATTTCTTTATCACGGCCGTGCTGCGCACCTGGGCCATTACCACGGTGCAGGGCCTGGTGCGGCGCGGGGTTATTTCCTTTAATACCCTGCTGGTGGGCTCTAACATGCTGGCCCGCGAAACCTACCAGGAGCTGGCCCGCACCGGCAAGCACCTGGGCCTGAAGCTGGTCGGCTTTGCCCCCGTCGGCGACACGGTGGATGCCGACCTGGCCGCCGAGCTGCCCGCCCGCGGCTCCTACACCCGCCTGCCCGCCCTGATCCGGGCCCTGAAAATCGAGCAGGTCATCATTGCCATCGAGCCCAGTGAGCACCGCATGATTCAGGAAATCCTGTCGCTCCTGGAAGGCACCCCGGCCCGGGTCAGCATCCTGCCCGACCTCTACCAGATGCTGCTGGGCTCGGTGAAGGTGAACCACCTGTTTGGCACCCCGCTGATTGAAATCAAGCACGATCTGCTGCCGCCCTGGCAGGAGTTCACCAAGCGCGGCCTCGATATTCTGGGGTCGTTGCTGTTTCTGCTGCTGGCCTGGCCCGTGTACGCCTTCACGGCCGTGATGGTGCGCCTCTCCTCGCCGGGGCCGATTTTCTACGCCCAGGAGCGCATCGGCAAAAACGCCCAGCCCTTCCGTATCTACAAGTTCCGCTCGATGTACGTGGACGCCGAGAAGATGGGCCCCGCGCTGTCGTCCGACCACGACCCGCGCATCACGCCCTGGGGCCGCTTCATGCGCAAGGTCCGCCTCGACGAGCTGCCCCAGTTCTGGAACGTGGTGAAGGGCGACATGAGCCTGGTGGGCCCCCGGCCCGAGCGCCGCTTCTACATCGACCAGATCGTGAAAGTGGCCCCGCACTACCGCCACCTGCACCGCGTGCGGCCCGGCATTACCAGCCTGGGCCAGGTGAAGTACGGCTACGCCGAAACCGTGGCGCAGATGGTCGAGCGCCTCAAGTTCGACATCCTCTACATCGAAAACATGAGCCTGGCCATGGACTTCCGGGTGATGCTCTACACCCTGAAAATCATCGTGGAAGGGCGAGGGAAGTAA
- a CDS encoding riboflavin synthase gives MFTGIVETLGTITAVKTEGSNRHFTVASPFAPELQIDQSVAHDGVCLTVVAVDAAAGTHVVTAIDETLQKTNLGSWVAGRQVNLERCLAANGRFDGHIVQGHVDLTAVCESVTDQNGSWLYRFRHEPGPSRVTVEKGSICINGTSLTCFDSTDDSFAVAIIPYTYEHTTFQHLRPGDLVNLEFDIVGKYVAKLLGK, from the coding sequence ATGTTTACCGGAATTGTAGAAACCCTGGGTACGATCACCGCCGTCAAAACGGAGGGTTCGAACCGCCATTTTACCGTGGCGTCGCCCTTTGCTCCCGAGCTGCAGATCGACCAGAGTGTGGCCCACGACGGGGTGTGCCTGACGGTGGTGGCCGTGGACGCGGCGGCCGGCACGCACGTGGTAACGGCCATCGACGAAACCCTGCAAAAAACCAACCTGGGCAGCTGGGTTGCCGGCCGGCAGGTGAACCTGGAGCGCTGCCTGGCCGCCAACGGCCGCTTCGACGGCCACATCGTGCAGGGCCACGTCGATCTGACGGCCGTCTGCGAAAGTGTGACCGACCAGAACGGCTCGTGGCTGTATCGTTTCCGCCACGAGCCCGGCCCGAGCCGCGTGACGGTCGAGAAAGGCTCCATCTGCATCAACGGCACCAGCCTGACCTGCTTCGACTCGACCGACGACAGCTTCGCCGTAGCCATCATTCCCTACACCTACGAGCACACCACCTTCCAGCACCTGCGCCCCGGCGACCTGGTCAACCTGGAGTTCGACATCGTGGGCAAGTACGTGGCCAAGCTGCTGGGTAAATAG
- a CDS encoding phosphodiester glycosidase family protein: MLAGLCLGLGGCAPADSGYVSYEADVRQQELRLCWQDEQNQRLGSLERLTAWLSGQGRTVVFAMNAGMFRPDYSPLGLFIEEDRVVTPLDTAVGAGNFYLQPNGVFYTTVDQQAVVCPTRSFRYSGRIRYATQSGPMLVVEGRIHPAFTPGSTNRQVRNGVGILPDGQVLLAMSKQKVSLYEFADFFRRRGCRNALYLDGFVSRAYAPAQGWQQTDGNFGVMLAVTEPVNE, translated from the coding sequence ATGCTGGCCGGGCTTTGCTTGGGCCTGGGCGGCTGCGCCCCGGCCGATTCGGGCTACGTGAGCTACGAGGCCGACGTGCGGCAGCAGGAGCTGCGGCTGTGCTGGCAGGACGAGCAGAATCAACGCCTGGGCAGCCTGGAGCGCCTCACGGCCTGGCTCAGCGGGCAGGGGCGCACGGTGGTATTTGCCATGAATGCCGGCATGTTCCGGCCCGATTATTCCCCGCTGGGGCTGTTCATCGAGGAAGACCGGGTGGTGACGCCCCTGGATACGGCGGTGGGCGCCGGCAACTTTTACCTTCAGCCCAACGGCGTGTTTTACACGACCGTAGACCAGCAGGCCGTGGTGTGCCCCACCAGGAGCTTCCGCTATTCGGGCCGCATCCGGTACGCTACGCAGTCGGGGCCGATGCTGGTGGTAGAGGGCCGGATTCACCCGGCCTTTACGCCCGGCTCCACGAACCGGCAGGTGCGCAACGGCGTCGGGATTCTGCCCGACGGGCAGGTGCTGCTGGCTATGTCGAAGCAGAAAGTGAGCCTCTACGAGTTTGCCGACTTTTTCCGCCGCCGGGGCTGCCGCAATGCTCTTTACCTCGACGGGTTCGTGTCGCGTGCCTACGCCCCGGCCCAGGGCTGGCAGCAAACCGACGGCAACTTTGGGGTGATGCTAGCCGTGACGGAACCGGTGAATGAATGA
- a CDS encoding phosphatase PAP2 family protein, which yields MIEHLQALDRWLLLAANNHRSNALDAWMIFFSERFVWFPAYLVILVVLGYMFRRRALLLLPLLGLSVALADSVSSRFFKPYFARLRPCHDPQLSATLNLASGCGGQFGFMSSHAANAFALVVFLWLVLPPRYRVAKILVLIWAGLVSYSRMYLGAHYPSDILAGATLGSLAAWACVRLYRLAAARWWPVAAAE from the coding sequence TTGATCGAACACCTGCAAGCCCTGGACCGCTGGCTGCTGCTGGCCGCCAACAACCACCGCTCCAACGCCCTGGACGCGTGGATGATTTTCTTTTCGGAGCGCTTCGTGTGGTTTCCGGCCTACCTGGTTATTCTGGTGGTGCTGGGCTACATGTTCCGCCGGCGCGCCCTGCTGCTGCTGCCGCTGCTGGGCCTGAGCGTGGCCCTGGCCGACAGCGTTTCCAGCCGTTTCTTCAAGCCCTACTTCGCCCGGCTGCGCCCCTGCCACGACCCGCAGCTCTCGGCCACGCTGAACCTGGCCAGCGGCTGCGGCGGGCAGTTCGGCTTTATGTCGTCGCACGCGGCCAATGCCTTTGCCCTGGTGGTGTTTCTGTGGCTGGTGCTGCCCCCGCGCTACCGGGTGGCCAAGATCCTGGTGCTCATCTGGGCCGGGCTGGTTTCCTACAGCCGCATGTACCTGGGCGCCCACTACCCTTCCGACATTCTGGCCGGCGCCACGCTGGGGAGCCTCGCCGCCTGGGCCTGCGTGCGGCTCTACCGGCTGGCCGCCGCCCGCTGGTGGCCAGTGGCCGCCGCAGAATAA
- the hemF gene encoding oxygen-dependent coproporphyrinogen oxidase, with product MLTAPSSSLAPVASTFRDTVATWLRDFQQRLCQQLEDADGQATFQQDAWQHGSGGGGLSRVIQGGAVLEKGGVNFSAVWGEMSEQAARVLLMPNPNYFATGVSVVQHPRSPMVPIAHMNVRYFEAGNGEAWFGGGIDLTPIYVNEDQARWFHAQLKAVCDAHNPAYYARFKQWADDYFFLPHRQETRGVGGIFFDRLTVGKDGSREELFAFIQAVGNVFGPTYTELLRQNRDLPFGEPQVQWHMLRRARYAEFNLAFDRGTRFGLETGGRTESILMSLPPRCEWHYDQRPAPGSAEEATQQWLRKGVQWLENVS from the coding sequence ATGCTCACCGCTCCTTCTTCTTCCCTGGCCCCCGTGGCTTCCACCTTCCGCGACACCGTGGCCACCTGGCTGCGCGACTTCCAGCAGCGCCTGTGCCAGCAGCTGGAGGACGCCGACGGCCAGGCCACTTTTCAACAGGATGCCTGGCAGCACGGCAGCGGCGGCGGGGGCCTCTCGCGCGTGATTCAGGGCGGGGCGGTGCTGGAAAAAGGCGGGGTCAACTTCTCGGCCGTGTGGGGCGAGATGAGCGAGCAGGCCGCCCGGGTGCTGCTCATGCCCAACCCCAACTACTTCGCCACCGGCGTATCGGTGGTGCAGCACCCGCGCAGCCCGATGGTGCCCATTGCCCACATGAACGTGCGCTACTTCGAGGCCGGCAACGGCGAGGCCTGGTTTGGCGGCGGCATCGATCTGACCCCGATTTACGTGAATGAGGACCAGGCCCGCTGGTTTCACGCCCAGCTGAAGGCCGTGTGCGACGCCCACAACCCGGCGTATTACGCGCGCTTCAAGCAGTGGGCCGACGACTACTTTTTCCTGCCCCACCGCCAGGAAACCCGCGGCGTGGGCGGTATTTTCTTCGACCGCCTCACCGTGGGCAAAGACGGCAGCCGCGAGGAGCTGTTTGCCTTTATCCAGGCCGTGGGCAACGTGTTTGGGCCCACCTACACCGAGCTGCTGCGCCAGAACCGCGACCTGCCCTTCGGCGAGCCACAGGTGCAATGGCACATGCTGCGTCGGGCCCGCTACGCCGAGTTCAACCTGGCCTTCGACCGGGGCACGCGCTTCGGCCTCGAAACCGGGGGCCGCACCGAAAGCATTCTGATGAGCCTGCCCCCGCGCTGCGAGTGGCACTACGACCAGCGCCCCGCGCCCGGCTCGGCCGAGGAAGCCACCCAGCAGTGGCTGCGCAAGGGCGTGCAGTGGCTCGAAAACGTTAGCTAG